A section of the Clostridium sp. TW13 genome encodes:
- a CDS encoding DUF4355 domain-containing protein, whose translation MLKKELLEKIKDLKDEDEVKEIEGLAKSSELDVNKLTLEDFKQILENNKEIKGYNQSQIDSAVSKGVESFKTKKMPTYIEEAIKAKSNEGKTPEQLKLEELQNQLDSMQKEKTRAEMQNKFTKVLGEKGLSTDLIDFVLGNDDDSTNANIEKIGSIITSLTDNKVKDKLSNSSYVPPKSENNTNTITKEQFNKMGYKEKLNLYKTDQETYNNLINEGDR comes from the coding sequence ATGTTAAAAAAAGAATTATTAGAAAAAATTAAAGATTTAAAAGATGAAGATGAAGTGAAAGAAATAGAAGGTTTAGCTAAATCTTCTGAGCTAGATGTGAATAAGCTAACACTGGAAGATTTTAAACAAATTCTCGAGAATAACAAGGAAATAAAAGGTTATAACCAAAGTCAGATTGACTCAGCAGTAAGCAAAGGTGTTGAAAGTTTTAAAACTAAAAAGATGCCAACATATATAGAAGAGGCTATAAAAGCTAAATCTAATGAGGGTAAAACTCCAGAACAATTAAAGCTTGAAGAGTTACAAAATCAATTGGATAGCATGCAAAAAGAAAAGACTAGGGCAGAAATGCAAAACAAATTTACTAAAGTATTAGGTGAAAAAGGACTTTCTACTGATTTAATAGATTTTGTATTGGGGAATGATGACGATTCTACTAATGCAAACATCGAAAAGATTGGTAGTATTATTACATCTTTAACTGATAATAAAGTAAAAGATAAACTAAGTAATAGTTCTTATGTGCCACCTAAATCAGAAAATAACACAAATACAATAACAAAAGAACAATTTAATAAAATGGGATATAAAGAAAAACTTAATCTTTATAAAACAGACCAAGAAACATACAATAATTTAATCAATGAAGGAGATAGATAA
- a CDS encoding N4-gp56 family major capsid protein, protein MSNLTTKIADLINPEVMADIVSAKIPTKIVVTPFAKIDTTLVGQPGNTITIPVYSYIGDAVDVAEGVAMETVKLGTSSKQVTVKKAGRAVEITDEAILSGYGDPVGQATTQLAKAVASKIDNDAMNSLYDAQLFFESPSSAISYNTIVDAIDVFNEELNSEKVMFVNPAQVTALRKDSNFISADKYQAGVMITGEIGKIANTRIVTSKKVQLFSAWYSPCEVGASGALEIIASGTPTGSQVLLSDVVASLPNTLVGGHVLKNNTSVYFNPIVKLVADTETEDDTPALTIYLKRNINLETDRVSLARKTDISVDEHYVTALSDSSKVVLAKIKK, encoded by the coding sequence ATGTCAAATTTAACAACAAAAATAGCAGATTTAATAAATCCAGAGGTAATGGCTGATATAGTTTCAGCTAAAATTCCAACAAAAATAGTGGTAACACCATTTGCAAAAATTGATACTACTTTAGTAGGTCAACCAGGCAACACAATTACAATTCCAGTTTATTCCTACATAGGCGATGCAGTGGACGTAGCTGAAGGAGTTGCTATGGAAACTGTAAAATTAGGTACAAGTTCAAAACAAGTAACAGTAAAGAAAGCAGGCAGAGCAGTAGAAATTACTGATGAAGCTATTTTAAGTGGATATGGTGATCCAGTTGGACAAGCTACAACTCAATTAGCTAAAGCAGTAGCTTCAAAAATAGATAACGATGCTATGAATTCTTTATATGATGCACAATTATTTTTTGAATCACCATCAAGTGCAATCTCTTATAACACAATCGTTGATGCCATTGATGTATTCAACGAAGAATTAAATTCAGAAAAGGTGATGTTTGTAAATCCTGCTCAAGTAACAGCTTTGAGAAAAGATTCAAACTTTATTTCTGCTGATAAATACCAAGCTGGTGTAATGATTACTGGTGAAATAGGTAAAATAGCAAATACCAGAATAGTGACTTCTAAGAAAGTTCAATTATTTTCGGCATGGTATTCTCCATGTGAAGTAGGTGCTTCAGGAGCGTTAGAAATTATAGCTAGTGGAACACCAACAGGGTCTCAAGTATTATTATCTGATGTAGTAGCATCTTTGCCAAACACATTAGTTGGTGGACATGTATTAAAGAATAATACAAGTGTTTACTTTAATCCAATAGTAAAATTAGTTGCTGATACTGAAACTGAAGACGATACCCCAGCATTAACTATTTACTTAAAGAGAAACATAAACTTAGAAACAGACAGAGTTTCTTTAGCTAGAAAAACTGATATTTCTGTTGATGAACATTATGTTACAGCATTAAGTGATTCTTCTAAGGTAGTATTAGCTAAAATAAAGAAATAG
- a CDS encoding HK97 gp10 family phage protein, translated as MILKDNTDKVVELIKKTMNGISKEVGTTLLADMQSGTPVLTGNLRRAETFIVENKDNTFKVILGVDKSIVYAAKVEFENKSYMRSTIDKDKQKIEDIIKKNLGGAMK; from the coding sequence GTGATTTTAAAAGATAATACTGATAAAGTTGTAGAACTTATTAAAAAAACTATGAATGGTATCAGTAAGGAAGTTGGGACAACTCTTTTAGCAGATATGCAAAGTGGAACTCCAGTTTTAACAGGAAATTTACGTAGAGCAGAAACCTTTATTGTAGAAAATAAAGATAATACTTTTAAAGTAATTTTAGGAGTAGATAAATCTATAGTTTATGCTGCCAAAGTTGAGTTTGAAAATAAGAGTTATATGAGAAGTACTATAGATAAGGATAAACAAAAAATAGAAGATATAATAAAGAAAAATTTAGGAGGGGCTATGAAGTGA
- a CDS encoding distal tail protein Dit — translation MQDYNFYFNNKWLDSFGKVYVYEQPSDTKINEDIEYVEVDGRSGAYIKKKGTYKDRELSFKLNIIDKDFYKIVDEIEHWMTNIKDNRLVYARQDRCYIVKTVEITDAKKENNDNGTIIIKFRCEPFKTNLEEIEQSLNNK, via the coding sequence ATGCAAGATTACAATTTTTATTTTAATAATAAATGGTTAGATAGCTTTGGAAAAGTTTATGTATATGAACAACCTTCTGATACCAAAATTAATGAAGACATAGAATACGTTGAAGTTGATGGAAGAAGTGGTGCATACATAAAGAAAAAAGGTACTTATAAGGATAGAGAGTTGAGTTTCAAATTAAATATCATTGATAAAGATTTTTATAAAATAGTAGATGAAATAGAACATTGGATGACTAACATAAAAGATAATAGATTGGTTTATGCAAGGCAAGATAGATGTTATATTGTTAAAACAGTAGAAATTACAGATGCAAAGAAAGAAAATAATGACAATGGCACGATTATAATTAAATTTAGATGTGAACCATTTAAAACTAATCTAGAAGAGATTGAACAATCTTTAAACAATAAATAG
- a CDS encoding phage tail spike protein: MAKEIKIAVYEKFATVEEILNTNGLAILDNICTKAGTIENISTGSYILECVFLQDNEGIYKYLNEENILKVKMDYGDELFVITKCNPNLNEINITARQITIEEERSLWLEDVRPTETDGQATLSYLLDNSIADNRIKRIQIHSDIGNKATAYYQKMSLYDAIHTCDQCFINRWGGEVKRRGFNLYLNQQIGEDNGVNIRYKKNLISLERESNLDTLITKAQGKGYNGIYGNWVESPLINNYNKVYRHVFEYQDVKLRSENMNENEEGMIFDTLQQAQDELDRRVTLEFSKNNVDKIKATFTVKHVDLIKTEEYKNYVQAERALIGDTIRVYVPKLDADIKVRVVEKKYNILTQEDTELTLSNYIEPQSVTISQIANNLANLVVKNTDNLAIAKEYATTLIKSGLKNSYVVCKQDEIVIGDSKDINTMQNVWRFNKNGLAHSSTGYNGNFETAITSDGHIVADFIDTGVLSANLIKAGILSAIKIQNADGSFIMDLGGTGGLTCKRNGQNSLSIEGNNIIFYRYDDAGKYSGSIGTENIVNEPTKQGIVISHDKNAFLRIGYLADDGLVYPYIDFDEAQVKSEDKRSINIRKNTMLHSDSKLYIGDNDTCYIYSSDSQVGINGGLWVVGNIACSGTKSRVVETSIGKVGLNAYETPNALFADYGHAILDNSGECTINIDTLFLETVTPSEGYEVFLTKHGKGDIWVQETNNTNFKVFGEPNLKFSWNIVLKQKRYENIRMELIK, translated from the coding sequence ATGGCAAAAGAAATAAAAATAGCTGTCTATGAGAAATTTGCAACAGTTGAAGAAATTTTAAATACCAATGGATTAGCTATATTAGATAATATATGCACAAAGGCAGGAACGATTGAAAATATATCTACAGGTAGTTACATATTAGAATGTGTATTTTTACAAGATAATGAAGGGATATATAAATATCTTAATGAAGAAAACATACTAAAAGTAAAAATGGATTATGGTGATGAATTATTTGTTATAACAAAGTGTAATCCTAATTTAAATGAGATAAATATTACTGCAAGACAAATAACTATAGAAGAAGAAAGAAGTTTATGGCTAGAAGATGTAAGACCAACTGAGACAGATGGTCAAGCCACATTGAGTTATTTATTAGATAATTCTATAGCAGATAACAGAATAAAAAGGATACAAATACATAGTGATATAGGGAATAAAGCTACTGCGTATTATCAAAAGATGAGTTTATATGATGCAATACATACTTGCGATCAATGTTTTATTAATCGCTGGGGTGGAGAAGTTAAAAGACGTGGCTTTAATTTATATTTAAATCAGCAAATAGGAGAAGATAATGGAGTAAATATTAGATATAAAAAGAATCTAATAAGCTTAGAAAGAGAATCTAATTTAGACACTCTAATAACTAAGGCTCAAGGAAAAGGCTACAATGGAATATATGGAAATTGGGTAGAAAGTCCACTTATCAATAATTATAACAAGGTATATAGGCATGTTTTTGAATACCAAGATGTTAAGCTGAGAAGTGAAAATATGAATGAGAATGAAGAAGGTATGATTTTTGATACATTACAACAGGCTCAGGATGAATTGGATAGAAGAGTTACACTTGAATTTAGTAAAAATAATGTTGATAAAATAAAAGCCACATTTACAGTAAAACATGTTGATTTAATTAAAACAGAAGAATATAAGAATTATGTTCAGGCTGAAAGAGCATTAATAGGAGATACAATAAGGGTTTATGTTCCTAAATTAGATGCAGATATAAAGGTAAGAGTAGTTGAAAAAAAATATAACATATTAACTCAGGAAGATACAGAGTTAACACTAAGTAATTACATAGAACCACAATCAGTAACTATTAGCCAAATAGCAAATAATTTAGCAAATCTAGTTGTTAAAAATACAGATAACTTGGCAATAGCTAAGGAATATGCAACAACTCTAATTAAGTCTGGATTAAAGAACAGTTATGTTGTATGTAAGCAAGATGAAATAGTAATTGGTGATAGTAAAGATATAAATACTATGCAAAATGTATGGAGATTTAATAAGAATGGATTAGCACATTCTAGTACTGGATATAATGGTAATTTTGAGACAGCAATTACATCTGATGGACATATAGTGGCTGATTTTATAGATACGGGAGTATTAAGTGCGAATTTAATAAAAGCTGGGATACTATCTGCAATAAAAATACAAAATGCCGATGGTTCATTCATAATGGATTTAGGCGGTACTGGTGGTTTAACTTGTAAAAGAAATGGTCAAAATTCTTTATCTATAGAGGGGAATAATATAATTTTTTATCGTTACGATGATGCAGGTAAGTATTCTGGTAGTATAGGAACAGAAAATATAGTAAATGAGCCTACCAAACAAGGTATAGTTATATCACATGATAAAAACGCTTTTTTAAGAATAGGATATTTGGCGGATGATGGACTTGTTTACCCATACATCGATTTTGACGAAGCACAAGTTAAATCTGAAGATAAAAGAAGTATAAATATTCGGAAAAATACTATGTTGCACAGCGATTCAAAACTCTACATAGGAGATAACGACACTTGCTATATTTATTCCAGCGATTCACAGGTCGGAATAAATGGTGGGTTGTGGGTAGTCGGAAATATAGCTTGTTCTGGAACGAAATCAAGAGTTGTTGAAACTAGTATAGGAAAAGTAGGACTAAATGCTTATGAAACGCCAAATGCATTATTCGCAGATTATGGACATGCTATATTAGACAACAGTGGCGAATGTACTATTAATATAGATACTTTATTTTTGGAAACAGTTACACCAAGTGAAGGGTATGAAGTATTTTTAACTAAACATGGTAAGGGCGATATTTGGGTACAAGAAACAAATAATACAAATTTCAAGGTATTTGGTGAGCCTAATCTAAAATTTAGTTGGAATATAGTATTAAAGCAAAAAAGATATGAAAATATAAGAATGGAGTTGATTAAATAA
- a CDS encoding BppU family phage baseplate upper protein: MRTFNINADLYNKLYYSLECKQNDDITIQLNILENGVASDLTNATFSFNFVKADNTIVNVAGSNITVNSSAVTIVCPVDATRAVGVARCELVIVKACKQTTTFDIGINVLPSVIQGQAVSKNVATIVDEIYNANTTATNTKQQLDDWVQAHGDIVDLDNRVQNNTTQLSKKANQSDLDFTNSIVTTKTNDTDSNRTTTSKTVTGAINELNSNKSEQAYVDAEFAIKRNNTDKILLADLADEVKQAMAGTTPINATPGDNTISNPKLETILKNKIDNTLLMDTDYINKLTVGGSFGQNGGVIYNNGGKIPSGYSGNTAYRSYELNVSQLDASIGEIIICYLEVQFSSNFVAQGKTYSIYGNISYSDSTTGSNVATILETEDLGNNIKVFVLKFTLPKKATKITSIFQIADNKIVTEDIWFNLYNVGIYIEGSDRINTSNLKTINRLVVKNNSQITSYIDNTILENSIHHKLDIDSRVISPKNGAIISGNKLTIPTGLTGNATYYQILSLSNNNGDFNLRSNYNTFYILINHSANLFTNKTLELILNAYDDSGTITQGVGINSKFININDNCTCAIVEYNTPSNIAKIAPYILVTGSPKTNEDVWFELKEITYIQNIIDSISTAQKEIDNIYNKMENINNSEIVRLVVAKDGTGDFLSPKLACDSITDSSPNKWYEIFVKNGVYTETEWTVSPYTIIRGENRELCELRGELPNNALDSAISYTSTIWLKKTCKLFNLKITAKNMRYAIHSEESGANSDCEHILTNCEVIHYGNQGVRDWRNANPSSGLLASTVWASTMAYGYGSASGLYEQFNECIFTGYEIQAWASHANMNFNRDNVNEFNNCVFSTRGDVSKIVLSSTSSGSGTNNKNIFNSCNFSGGYIGFSKGAYLNTDESNLYAHLDYRVIFNNCNSTPIHMDSWTRCLKIQGVKDTDIIQIDGTAISSLFGDVINKNGGGGILPYAYGSWDISGTKIGLTQDTLAKNTIGKRLGNCSTTTKTLIITINGINHTITFNKDYTSLDNATIISEMNSNIRAVALASVYDSVANEDYPTIIDKEIKLKNSSTDGIQRFTPVCYNNDINSIRPMLSTDSKDKFLGIALENIVPNSIGRVLTEGTMFKTQMLGLENLTFTFGDDISVGNKTFLKDSSNVIGKAVFSEWIYFKGNKY; encoded by the coding sequence TTGAGAACATTTAATATAAATGCAGACTTATACAATAAACTATATTATAGCTTAGAATGTAAGCAAAACGATGATATAACAATACAACTTAATATTTTAGAGAATGGAGTAGCAAGTGATTTAACTAATGCTACTTTTTCTTTTAATTTCGTGAAGGCGGACAACACCATAGTAAATGTTGCAGGTAGCAACATAACTGTTAATAGTAGTGCAGTAACTATAGTGTGTCCAGTAGATGCAACTAGAGCTGTAGGTGTTGCGCGTTGTGAATTAGTTATAGTAAAAGCATGTAAGCAAACTACTACATTTGATATTGGTATAAATGTACTACCAAGTGTTATTCAAGGACAGGCGGTTTCTAAAAATGTGGCTACTATAGTAGATGAAATTTATAATGCCAATACTACAGCTACAAATACAAAACAACAATTAGATGATTGGGTTCAAGCACATGGAGATATAGTTGATTTAGATAATAGAGTACAAAATAATACTACACAATTGTCTAAAAAAGCGAACCAAAGTGATTTAGATTTTACCAATTCGATAGTTACAACAAAAACTAATGATACAGATTCTAACAGAACAACTACAAGTAAAACAGTAACAGGTGCTATAAATGAATTAAATAGTAATAAATCAGAGCAAGCATATGTTGACGCAGAATTTGCAATAAAAAGAAATAATACAGATAAAATATTACTAGCTGATTTAGCTGATGAGGTTAAACAAGCAATGGCTGGGACTACACCAATAAACGCTACCCCAGGAGATAATACAATCAGTAATCCAAAACTAGAAACAATATTAAAAAACAAAATAGATAATACATTGTTAATGGATACAGACTATATAAATAAATTAACTGTTGGTGGATCATTTGGACAAAATGGAGGAGTTATTTATAATAATGGAGGGAAAATACCATCAGGATATAGTGGAAATACAGCTTATAGGTCTTATGAACTAAATGTTAGTCAATTAGATGCATCAATAGGAGAAATTATAATTTGCTATTTGGAAGTTCAATTTTCTAGCAACTTTGTAGCACAAGGAAAGACTTATTCTATATATGGTAACATTTCTTATTCAGATTCAACAACTGGTTCAAATGTGGCGACAATTTTAGAAACTGAAGATTTAGGAAATAATATAAAAGTATTTGTACTTAAATTTACTTTACCTAAAAAAGCAACAAAAATTACATCAATATTCCAAATTGCTGATAATAAAATAGTTACAGAAGATATATGGTTTAATTTATATAATGTTGGTATATATATAGAAGGTTCTGATAGGATTAATACCAGTAATTTAAAAACAATTAATCGACTTGTTGTTAAGAATAATTCACAAATAACTAGTTATATTGATAATACTATTTTAGAAAATAGTATTCATCATAAATTAGATATAGATAGTAGAGTAATATCTCCTAAAAACGGTGCAATAATTTCAGGCAATAAATTAACAATCCCAACTGGTTTAACTGGCAATGCGACATATTATCAAATTCTATCTCTATCTAATAATAACGGTGATTTTAATTTACGAAGTAATTACAATACTTTTTACATTTTAATTAATCATTCTGCTAATTTGTTTACAAATAAAACTCTTGAATTAATTTTAAACGCATATGATGATAGTGGTACGATAACACAAGGTGTTGGGATTAATTCTAAATTTATTAATATAAATGATAATTGTACTTGTGCAATTGTGGAATATAATACCCCTTCAAATATTGCAAAAATAGCACCTTATATTCTTGTTACTGGAAGTCCAAAAACGAATGAAGATGTTTGGTTTGAATTAAAAGAAATTACTTATATTCAAAATATTATTGATTCAATTTCAACAGCTCAAAAAGAAATTGATAATATATATAATAAGATGGAGAATATTAATAATTCTGAAATAGTAAGATTAGTAGTTGCAAAAGATGGAACTGGTGACTTTTTAAGCCCTAAATTAGCGTGTGATTCAATTACTGATAGTAGTCCTAATAAATGGTATGAAATCTTTGTTAAAAATGGAGTATACACAGAAACAGAATGGACAGTATCACCTTATACAATAATAAGAGGTGAGAATAGAGAACTATGTGAATTGCGTGGTGAATTACCCAATAACGCTTTAGACTCTGCAATAAGTTATACAAGTACAATATGGTTAAAGAAAACTTGTAAATTATTTAATTTAAAGATTACCGCAAAAAATATGAGATATGCCATTCATTCAGAAGAGTCAGGTGCTAATTCAGATTGTGAACATATACTTACTAACTGTGAAGTAATACATTATGGGAATCAAGGTGTTAGAGATTGGAGAAATGCAAACCCATCAAGTGGATTGTTAGCTTCAACAGTATGGGCAAGCACAATGGCGTATGGATATGGTTCAGCAAGTGGATTATATGAACAATTCAATGAGTGTATTTTTACAGGCTATGAAATTCAAGCATGGGCTTCACACGCAAATATGAATTTTAATCGTGATAATGTAAATGAATTTAACAATTGTGTTTTTTCAACAAGGGGAGACGTATCAAAAATTGTATTAAGCAGTACAAGTTCTGGAAGTGGAACTAACAATAAGAATATATTCAACAGTTGTAACTTTAGCGGGGGATATATAGGCTTTAGTAAAGGGGCTTATTTGAATACAGATGAAAGCAATTTATATGCACATTTAGATTATAGAGTGATTTTTAATAATTGCAATTCAACTCCAATTCATATGGATTCATGGACAAGATGTTTAAAGATACAAGGTGTAAAGGATACAGATATTATACAAATAGATGGAACAGCTATAAGTAGCTTATTTGGCGATGTGATTAATAAAAATGGTGGTGGTGGCATTTTACCTTACGCATATGGAAGTTGGGATATATCTGGAACTAAAATAGGTTTAACTCAAGATACTCTAGCTAAAAACACAATTGGAAAAAGACTTGGAAACTGTTCTACTACAACTAAAACGCTAATTATAACAATAAACGGAATTAACCACACTATAACATTTAATAAAGATTATACGTCTTTAGATAATGCTACTATAATTTCAGAAATGAATTCAAATATTAGAGCAGTTGCTTTAGCTAGTGTTTATGATTCTGTTGCTAATGAGGATTATCCTACCATTATAGATAAAGAAATAAAACTTAAAAATAGTTCAACAGATGGAATACAAAGATTTACACCAGTATGTTATAACAACGATATAAATAGTATTAGACCTATGCTTAGTACAGACTCTAAAGACAAATTCTTAGGAATAGCTTTAGAAAATATTGTGCCTAATTCTATAGGTAGAGTATTAACTGAAGGAACAATGTTTAAAACACAAATGTTAGGGCTTGAAAACTTAACATTTACTTTTGGGGATGATATAAGTGTGGGAAATAAAACGTTCTTAAAAGATAGTTCCAATGTTATAGGAAAAGCTGTATTTAGTGAATGGATATATTTTAAAGGGAACAAATATTAA
- a CDS encoding N-acetylmuramoyl-L-alanine amidase translates to MKIAISCGHTLRGADTGARGYLIEENCTRDIANYAKQYLVEAGHTVVLCRIDDASSVIQSLQYRVDEANNANVDMFAEIHLNSGGGVGTEVYCVGLGGKAEQYAKQVLDKVVDLGYKNRGVKTANFYVIQYTKAPAILIECCFVDSQEDANRYNAKALGKAIAEGIINKSIENTVSNNKVAVNQNDSNNGGFKEMDKIYKNGSTPEPVYQTEACVDKIGSLDSYELCNAIADVNGKIVVLYNTKEGKKVGFVKYRAGL, encoded by the coding sequence ATGAAAATAGCAATATCATGTGGTCATACCTTAAGAGGTGCTGACACAGGCGCAAGAGGTTATTTAATTGAGGAAAATTGTACAAGAGATATAGCAAACTATGCAAAGCAGTATTTAGTAGAAGCAGGACACACAGTTGTTTTATGTAGAATAGATGATGCTAGTAGTGTAATTCAAAGCTTGCAATATAGAGTGGATGAAGCTAATAATGCCAACGTAGATATGTTTGCAGAAATACACTTAAATTCTGGTGGTGGAGTAGGAACCGAAGTTTATTGCGTAGGACTAGGTGGTAAAGCAGAACAATATGCAAAGCAAGTCTTAGACAAAGTTGTCGACCTTGGATATAAAAATAGAGGTGTTAAAACAGCTAATTTCTATGTGATTCAGTATACTAAAGCACCTGCAATTCTTATTGAATGTTGCTTTGTAGATAGTCAAGAAGATGCCAATAGGTATAATGCAAAAGCTTTAGGTAAAGCAATTGCAGAAGGTATTATAAATAAAAGTATAGAAAATACAGTTTCAAATAATAAAGTGGCTGTCAATCAAAATGATAGCAATAATGGGGGTTTTAAAGAAATGGATAAGATATACAAAAACGGGAGTACACCAGAACCAGTTTATCAAACTGAAGCTTGTGTTGACAAAATAGGTAGTTTAGATAGTTATGAATTATGTAATGCTATTGCAGACGTAAATGGTAAGATAGTTGTTTTATACAACACAAAAGAAGGTAAAAAAGTAGGCTTTGTTAAATACAGAGCAGGATTATAA